The proteins below come from a single Aegilops tauschii subsp. strangulata cultivar AL8/78 chromosome 6, Aet v6.0, whole genome shotgun sequence genomic window:
- the LOC109768144 gene encoding uncharacterized protein isoform X2 produces the protein MHLHAGEVHLQYFMPRQQQDATDLPDLAASTSSAASPAATMWEYHQAHAALQPSPSWSPYTGPSTAALLDGSTFAADSVAGAADMRLPVGEHVHGQAWSHDELSNDNTGYRENFLDLLASKNVTQEMFENVPAGRYAAAPAALAARFEAGSDVSPIKYEVAASPLFMGSGSNAPLEAQGMNMMSGMPSYADDHHHQRKEGINHHQQEHGNPMASFLQHISTRTSAAMHASLDYSGLGALDKICQDSRAMEAASPFSLRSLPDFGSLGGYKTPKESTLVPPYMRSADRPDRSRQEQEIVPARSSSSGSGPPAATDRKKRTSEERRESTVKKSKQEASTASPPKPVPKVKLGEKITALQQIVSPFGKTDTASVLFETIKYIKFLHEQVQLLSEPYTNASRNKGNCNNLLPWGDRAEASKGEGEHDLRERGLCLVPVSWTPEVYRDGNAMDYWTPAYRGCLYR, from the exons ATGCATCTGCACGCAGGCGAGGTGCACCTCCAGTATTTCATGCCCCGCCAGCAGCAGGACGCAACCGACCTTCCGGACCTGGCAGCCAGCACCTCCTCCGCAGCCTCGCCGGCCGCCACCATGTGGGAGTATCACCAGGCACATGCGGCCTTGCAGCCTTCCCCCTCCTGGAGCCCCTACACCGGGCCGTCCACGGCGGCTCTCCTCGACGGCTCGACCTTCGCTGCCGACTCGGTGGCAGGCGCGGCCGACATGAGGCTGCCGGTCGGCGAGCACGTCCACGGCCAGGCCTGGAGCCACGACGAACT AAGCAACGACAACACCGGCTACAGGGAGAACTTCCTGGACCTGCTCGCATCGAAGAACGTGACACAGGAGATGTTCGAGAACGTCCCGGCCGGCCGTTATGCTGCCGCACCAGCCGCCCTGGCGGCGCGGTTCGAGGCAGGCTCCGACGTTTCCCCGATCAAGTACGAGGTTGCCGCCTCGCCGTTGTTCATGGGGAGCGGTTCTAATGCTCCGCTGGAGGCCCAGGGGATGAACATGATGAGCGGCATGCCATCCTACGCCGACGACCACCACCATCAGAGGAAGGAAGGCATCAACCACCACCAGCAAGAACATGGGAACCCCATGGCCTCCTTTCTGCAGCACATAAGTACTCGCACTAGTGCCGCCATGCACGCTAGCCTGGATTATTCAGGCTTGGGAGCACTTGACAAGATTTGCCAGGACAGCCGAGCAATGGAGGCTGCGAGCCCTTTTAGCTTGAGGAGTCTGCCGGATTTTGGCTCTCTCGGCGGCTACAAAACACCCAAGGAGTCGACGTTGGTGCCACCGTACATGAGATCCGCCGACAGGCCAGACAGAAGCAGACAAGAGCAAGAGATCGTGCCC GCTAGGAGTAGTAGCAGCGGCAGTGGACCGCCGGCGGCGACTGATCGTAAGAAGCGAACATCCGAGGAAAGGCGGGAAAGCACTGTCAAGAAGTCCAAGCAGGAGGCATCCACAGCATCACCTCCTAAG CCAGTTCCTAAAGTGAAGCTGGGGGAGAAGATCACAGCACTGCAGCAAATCGTTTCGCCGTTTGGGAAG ACAGACACAGCATCGGTGCTGTTTGAAACGATCAAGTATATCAAGTTTCTGCACGAGCAAGTACAG CTGCTGAGCGAGCCGTACACGAACGCGAGCAGGAACAAG GGTAACTGCAACAACCTTCTTCCATGGGGGGATCGTGCGGAGGCGAGCAAGGGGGAGGGGGAGCATGACCTGAGGGAGAGAGGGCTTTGCTTGGTCCCTGTCTCGTGGACCCCCGAGGTGTACCGGGACGGCAACGCCATGGACTACTGGACGCCGGCGTACAGGGGCTGCCTCTACCGGTGA
- the LOC109768144 gene encoding uncharacterized protein isoform X1 yields MHLHAGEVHLQYFMPRQQQDATDLPDLAASTSSAASPAATMWEYHQAHAALQPSPSWSPYTGPSTAALLDGSTFAADSVAGAADMRLPVGEHVHGQAWSHDELSNDNTGYRENFLDLLASKNVTQEMFENVPAGRYAAAPAALAARFEAGSDVSPIKYEVAASPLFMGSGSNAPLEAQGMNMMSGMPSYADDHHHQRKEGINHHQQEHGNPMASFLQHISTRTSAAMHASLDYSGLGALDKICQDSRAMEAASPFSLRSLPDFGSLGGYKTPKESTLVPPYMRSADRPDRSRQEQEIVPARSSSSGSGPPAATDRKKRTSEERRESTVKKSKQEASTASPPKQPVPKVKLGEKITALQQIVSPFGKTDTASVLFETIKYIKFLHEQVQLLSEPYTNASRNKGNCNNLLPWGDRAEASKGEGEHDLRERGLCLVPVSWTPEVYRDGNAMDYWTPAYRGCLYR; encoded by the exons ATGCATCTGCACGCAGGCGAGGTGCACCTCCAGTATTTCATGCCCCGCCAGCAGCAGGACGCAACCGACCTTCCGGACCTGGCAGCCAGCACCTCCTCCGCAGCCTCGCCGGCCGCCACCATGTGGGAGTATCACCAGGCACATGCGGCCTTGCAGCCTTCCCCCTCCTGGAGCCCCTACACCGGGCCGTCCACGGCGGCTCTCCTCGACGGCTCGACCTTCGCTGCCGACTCGGTGGCAGGCGCGGCCGACATGAGGCTGCCGGTCGGCGAGCACGTCCACGGCCAGGCCTGGAGCCACGACGAACT AAGCAACGACAACACCGGCTACAGGGAGAACTTCCTGGACCTGCTCGCATCGAAGAACGTGACACAGGAGATGTTCGAGAACGTCCCGGCCGGCCGTTATGCTGCCGCACCAGCCGCCCTGGCGGCGCGGTTCGAGGCAGGCTCCGACGTTTCCCCGATCAAGTACGAGGTTGCCGCCTCGCCGTTGTTCATGGGGAGCGGTTCTAATGCTCCGCTGGAGGCCCAGGGGATGAACATGATGAGCGGCATGCCATCCTACGCCGACGACCACCACCATCAGAGGAAGGAAGGCATCAACCACCACCAGCAAGAACATGGGAACCCCATGGCCTCCTTTCTGCAGCACATAAGTACTCGCACTAGTGCCGCCATGCACGCTAGCCTGGATTATTCAGGCTTGGGAGCACTTGACAAGATTTGCCAGGACAGCCGAGCAATGGAGGCTGCGAGCCCTTTTAGCTTGAGGAGTCTGCCGGATTTTGGCTCTCTCGGCGGCTACAAAACACCCAAGGAGTCGACGTTGGTGCCACCGTACATGAGATCCGCCGACAGGCCAGACAGAAGCAGACAAGAGCAAGAGATCGTGCCC GCTAGGAGTAGTAGCAGCGGCAGTGGACCGCCGGCGGCGACTGATCGTAAGAAGCGAACATCCGAGGAAAGGCGGGAAAGCACTGTCAAGAAGTCCAAGCAGGAGGCATCCACAGCATCACCTCCTAAG CAGCCAGTTCCTAAAGTGAAGCTGGGGGAGAAGATCACAGCACTGCAGCAAATCGTTTCGCCGTTTGGGAAG ACAGACACAGCATCGGTGCTGTTTGAAACGATCAAGTATATCAAGTTTCTGCACGAGCAAGTACAG CTGCTGAGCGAGCCGTACACGAACGCGAGCAGGAACAAG GGTAACTGCAACAACCTTCTTCCATGGGGGGATCGTGCGGAGGCGAGCAAGGGGGAGGGGGAGCATGACCTGAGGGAGAGAGGGCTTTGCTTGGTCCCTGTCTCGTGGACCCCCGAGGTGTACCGGGACGGCAACGCCATGGACTACTGGACGCCGGCGTACAGGGGCTGCCTCTACCGGTGA